tttcagattcagactttttccatcttcggggtacaataaatcttgaaaaattcaggttttttttaactaaaaatttggatcttaTAGTAAAAATACTCAAAGTGTTCAAGTTTTTgttattcggactttaataaataacccccttggtgtcatTTTGGTTTGTACCAACACAAAAGGATCCCTTATTGGCATAAAATTCAATGTAAAGGCTTTATCCATCTGGGTATATTACGTGGAGAGAGAGATTCTGTATCTAAACAAAGAACTACATAATGGTGGATTGATTGTTGTGTCTTTTTATGTGGGATTCCAGACCCATGTATCCATTTTACACTGTGGATTATATAAGAGCCCATTAATTCAAATTCATATTACATGGAAGTTCACACCAGTGTTAATAGTACCAACACATAATAATTAGCTTCTATGACgtcaaacctcattttctgcttgatgatttgcggcACCGttagcttctcatcagctgctcaatgcacactgagcatgtgcgtgtcactgacactccttaCTAACTCCAACACGGTTACAACTTGCACACACTGTGTGGACCTAGATGATTACTGTTAGCgatgctaaacctttaggctGGCACAGTAagttaattatatactgtatatacatgttgcaaaaatagaaatttaatataaagcttcatctcactgaaaaaCTTTTCAATATATAACCAAAccttctgtaccatttatgaaataatgaaTTCACTGTCCCACACTCACACACAATGTGTGTACTTTTCCAACtaggccccttaaaggagaattcaacccttaactaaaaaaaccctaccccctattCTACGtagcccccctccctcctccccccacctagctgccccccgggggctcactcaaataactgattccagtacaaaaaaaatctaacaaaataactgccttttgcacaaattctgcatgtagagagacatgatgtctggtgattttaacagagtgagctctaatacatcttcaaggcaaaaggagcccccctataagatatattggatgtatcTGACACCctactcctgcatgaagagagaatgaagagaaacggataCGGAGAGACAGATAGGGAagatcaacttgattatttcagaaacaatgcagaatatttgattgtatttagaaagtttcttatttcagtatgaggaagcttatattacattttctctttcgcgatagttcccctttaagaattattCTCCTCCTAAGTCGGGTCAAACAAATTGTTCCAATGTCCTACCAACCTCAAGCAATATCCTCTAGTAGCTGGGTATATAGGTATTTATTACCGATTGGGGTTGTACATACCATTgaccatttttttcatgtttttaaaagtcttttttttttaaatgatgtaacaATAAAGTGGGTTTTTGATACTAGTATACCTGTGTGAGACCTAAGTACAAATTGAAAGTGACCGAATACaattcaacctgttctgaaaaaacccgtacccccccaccccaggctaactaccctccgggggagatgccccatactccatacttacccctcgccgcagattcttccagcgatgttccatgcgtccatcttctgcatcttcagtaagctgactgcgagatcagtatttctgcgcatgcgcagttggagcagtttgcgcaaattcgcatgcgcggaattacacagaaattgacGATCTCTCAGTCTGCTTACCGAGAACGCAGAAGTTGAAGATGTGGATcatcgctggaagaatctgcgccgaggggtaagtatggagtatggggcatctccccgggaggggggtctacctggggtgttttttttcagaacaggttgatttctcctctaagatatttattctgtttggtTGCCCGGAGGAGCTACCACTACCTTTGCATTGCCATCAGGTTACCATTTAGTACACCATTTAGCAGAGATAGTTAGTTTTCTTACTAATATTATTTATTCTGGTTTCCTGTATATAGAaagaatatttatgaaaaaatacatgtatatctGCAAAGAAGTACCAAGTGTAATCCGCTTACTTTGGTATTTCAGAAATGTTGCAGAAATCGTGCAATATATTGGGTTTATGCTTGAATGCTTTTTTTCATTAGACTTAaggtactaagatccaaattacagaaagatcctttatccagtaaacccaggtcctgagcattctggataacaggtcccatacccatattaGGTCACCTTCAATTTGTATGACCATATCAACCCTTGAAAAAAGTGAGATCTGTTGTCTGATGAAAAAGAATTGTGAAGTATCCGACCTTTATAAAACTGCTTATGCaagtgaagattttttttttcttttgctaaatatttttagAACAAACGTAGGCATAAACAAATGGTTTCTTAGAAAGAAACTTGCAGACTTTGTATAAATACGTTATGAGTAGAACAAAACTTTAAATGATTGCTAAGGCTTTGCAAAAGAGTCTACATTGTTTGGCACAATTAACACttgtgttaagctccccatagacgcaacgattcttcttgccgaacgaccgattttagggaagcccgaccaatcatttaaaattatcgtgcggttagtgggattcaaacgatcgtacatcttacgatttttcggccgacatctgtcaggaaattgatcggccaggtcaaaaaatctttgtcggccccagtgcaatctatctatgtttgcagggccaagcaggcagctcccctttgttttcctggcaaattggtctttttagttgatggtcaattcgtacgatcgtacaatcgttccgagaaaatcgtggtctcgcgatgagGATGTTTTTCAGTGTAGAAAAAAAGTGATTATAATTATAAAGCCGGTAGATATCAATTGTTGCCCAACAGAGAATAGGCCTTTTATTGAAAGTATATTGTGATGGTATGAACAAAGTGGTTTCAAGAAAATAGACTTTTCATTGtaatattgtacagtatatatgctgcTATGGTTTGCAACTTTACAGCTGCTTGCAGGCATCGAgggaaacatcaaaaaaatatctGACAAGATGTTTAGGTCTATATATGGTTTTGTATTAGGTAACATGACTTACAACATAACAAAACAATCAAAGTGGCGACGTTTTTCTCTTTCAACATAAATAAATGAGGTTGAGTAGGGCCAATGCTGATAGCTTGACAAAACGAATAATGGTTATCTCCTGttcaagaaagaaaaataatgtatGGTATTCATTCAGGCCTATGTAAAGACTGCAGCAAACTAGTATTGCCCTTTTAGATAAAAAGCCCTGACTTAAtcgggaactatagtgaaaatgaaaatgtaatataagcttcatcatactgaaatagtaaactttctaaatacaatgaattaaatattctgcattgtttctgaaataatcaagtttatggtcactattcctccctcagcatctgtttctcttcattctgtcttcatgcaggagatgggtgtcagatattcattgacagttagatccaatatatcttataggggggctgcttttgcctagaaaatatattacagctcactattaaagggatacagacactaaaaaaaattactttttaaaatatgaatgtacattaaggggcatatttatcgagaGTCTAatctcgaatttgaaaaacttctaaattcgaatttaaaaaggccaaccgaaattaaatcgaacggactcctgctgcacaaatatggcagccccctcataggcgataACAGGGAGTCagttaggtaatgtaaaagcattgggcaaatactttatggcaagattacaagtagcatgcaaagtcaattatatggtatatgtaaaaaaaaaaaaaaaaaggtttatcttCTGGTGTCAGTAACTCTTTAAAATcctttctctctacatgcagaatttgtgcaaaaggcagttattttgttagattttgtttgtactggagctctaatacatctgctagtaaagggagcccccctataagatagattggatctaactgtcaataactaTCTGACActaaactgctgcatgaagagagaatgaagagaaacagatgatgagagagggataatgaagataaactggattatttcagaaacagtacagaatttttaattgattgtatttatttcagtatgctgaagcttatattacattttcattttcgtgatagtccCTTAACCCCCACCACTTCTCATACTCTATACGCTAGCTCTATCAGTAGCTATATACAACATTATTTTCTCACATAGGCATGAGATCTAGTACCTGGTCTTTACAATTCTTGGAAAACATTTGTCAAACAGACATAAAGGAAACATGATAATAAATATCCAAAGTATCCTGTTTAACGGTCGTCAGTCAAGCAGCCATGCTGCAACAATCACAGTGCATAGTATCCCGATATCGTGGGTGGCAATGCAATGAAGGAAGTGTTTCTCCTTTTCCCAGGCTTTTGGTAAACATATCCGTTAGGCCCTATCATGCATTTATCATTGttattgcacaatacatgagGACCCGGGAAATCTTGAAAagcataagagaaaaaaaaatttaatggaaTTTTCATCCCGACGACCTGCATTAATCCAGTATGACTACAAAGCATGTCTGCTGCATGGGGGCTCAAGCAGCTATCAACATGCACTCGCAATGCACACTAGTAAAAATGCAGTAAAAAGGAAGTAGTCTTCATTGTGTTTGAATCACCCCTAGTCAAATATTAAAGTTCAAAGACTTGGACGATCAAAGTGCTCATTTACTCAGTAGGACTTTCTTCTTCTAAGGAACTGCAACAGTGGCATCAGCATGTGTCATCTgtacaatggaaaaaaataaataaaacaattttattaacttttaaaCTGTAATATTTGGTAGAATGTCACTTACATAGATAAGCTATATGAGCCAAGATGTAACGCAACAACAGGAATCAGAAAAAGATGTGACACGGAGCATTGCATTTTacaggtagtacaggtatgggatccattatccggaaaccagttatccagaaagctccgaattacggaatggctgtctcccatagactatattttatccaagttatccaaattttttaaaattatttcctttttctctgtaataataagacagtaccttgtacttgatccaaataaaatatataattaatccttattggaggcaaaaccagcctattgggttatgggttattgggtttaatgtttacatcattttctaacagacttaaggtatgaagatccaaatttcaaaaagatctgttatccggaaagccccaggtcctgagcattctggataacaggtcccatacctgtagtttaaagCAAAGGCTGGATGAAGATGATAAGTTGTAAAATAAGGAGTTTTAGGATATCGTTTAAAGGCTGGGACATTAGGAGAAAGCTGGACTGAGCACAAGGGGGGGTTCCAGAAAAGGGGTGCAGCTCTAGCAGCTTCTCGACAGAACATTTATTACAGAAGTAATTTATAAGACAATGAAAAGCAGACCAACAGAAGTGTATAATAAGGTTTGTagatcatttttaaagatatagGAAGCAGAGTTGTGAACTACTTTGAATCTATGAATGTATTCAGAAATTGTTATGGTAGTGGATGCCAGTGATACAGATGGTGTCCTTTGATATATTCAAAATGTGCAGCTCTAATGCTAGGAAGTTCAAAGTGATTTGAGGTTATTGGTTACCAAATTGGATGTTTAATTCAATGGAGAACTAAAATTTCCGGCACATTTGGTCCATGTGCAGTTGCTACGAACCGGAAGAAGGCGCTTCTGCTAATATGGCGctcacttacagaagaagactGGAGATCCAGAaggtggcgcccatgagctccgctgcacttacgtgagcaaactcttaggggcaatttcaggggtaacagTGAGGGGGAAGCTGGAAcagggggggttagttctcctttaaaagggcttCTGCGCCTCTGGTCTGCTACAGTAACCGCTATTAGGTGTATGCTTTTACAGTCTCTTAAAATTTACAATATAATACTCtagaaaaatgtctttaaaaccaGTTGTCAGTGATGTATCTAGAGCAACACAACTTACTAAAGTCATAGAAGAAATATCATAACAGCTACATCAAATATATTGTATGAGAAGTAATCTTGGAATCTCAAGTATTAAAGCACTGGGCCTGCTGCCTCATGtctttatattgtcatgaaaTGCTCCAGAGATATCCAATTTAGTCTTATAATACAAATTTTACTGTATGTGGATATTATTGCTGATTGTTTGTGGGAAGGCGTGTTCCTCCTGCATTAGTTTGCATATGGCAATTAGTAGTTTGTGTAAGTAAGGAAATATGAAGggtagttgattttttttttttttttttttttacccatgagagtagtagaaaaaataaaaatgcatcacATAACTGCTGCTCAACGGTTTCTTCTTTAAACTCCTTAGAATCCTTAACCCAAATTGGAAGCCACTATCTACTAGTGCTTCTGAAACGTTTTACAATTTGGCTGGGAAAAGAGAGAGACTAAAGATGACTGGAGAAGACATTTAGTAGCTTTAAAAATAGAGCAATACAGATCCCTGGGGTACAGTTATGTAAGAATACCGCATATCCAGTTGTACtggaaacttaataaaaataaCGGCCTTCTTCATCCAAATGTAAATGTTGTGCTATTTATTTGAAGAATGGGCATTGCCCTGCTGTGAAAAGGATTAGCACAAAAGGTAGTTATGAAAAAGTTTGAACAAGTGTCATTCATTTTATAGAAATGTTGTCAGTATAAAGTACATCGGAAACGGACATGTGCAGATTTCTTTGAGGTACACTATAGAGgatgaaaatcatataaaatagaTAGATTTCTTAGAATAACAAACACTTACCATGATACCACCATTTGGTTTTCTTTGGATTTTTGTTGCAAGTTCTTACATAAAAGGAATTGTCTGGAGGCCTCCTCTTcaagaataaaaaagtaaaattttaataaaaatgtctatTCATACTTAATAattaaactgaataaataaataaaatgtaatgctttTCTGGGGaggtgcatattttttaatgctGGTACCAGGATACCATGATACTTGTTCCAATGATACGAGAATAGCTGATGTAACATAGGCCCATGGGAGCTGGCTAAAAAGAACGCTTTAGCTTGGCACAGATACACATCTTCAAGCATATTCTGTTTATATGCACAAAGACGTgcaatgtttgggggggggggaagaatgcCTTTGTGCTTCGCACCTCCAGCCCTGAACACCGATTATTTCAGAGGCACATGATCCAGAGAACCCAGAGGTGCAACCCCTATCGAAGCCATGTGTaaggtgtgccatactctgcctgccctatgctccctgtgtgcgccatacgctgcctgtcctatgctccctgtgtgtgccatgctttgtCTGCCctttgcttcctgtgtgtgtcactgtgcctgccctatgctccctgtgtgtgccatactgtgcctgtcctatgcctgtgtgtgcgccatgCTCTATCTGCCCCATGCTTTGTGTGTGTGcgcgccatactctgcccaccctatgctccctgtgtttgccatattaTGACcaccctattctccttgggtgtgccatactatgcctgccctattctcatttggtgtgccatactctgcctgccctttgctccccgtgtgtgccatattctgcctgtgtgtgccctgctctgcttgtAGAACATAAGCctatttgttctggggtttgttagcatttgaacatttttgttagaggcccctaaggtgtttaatcatgtgctgggggtactgtgttatccacaggggaggatgaggcatatggatttaagggtatgtcttaatatgacaacttttttcacatacgagtgatatccctgcagtgagccgccaaccatttggttttttggtgtgtgctaccacaattaatgtggacatgagcttgttgtaacatgggtgtggtttaaaaacagggagtggtcaacactggcttccattatcggccctccactatgtaggccataaaaatttcggccctcggtaccacagaagttggacagcactgctctagaccATCAAGGCATGTGCCCTCCCCCTTCAGCATACCAATTCAGATGGTATCAATTAATAATTTCACACTGactaataaaatgtaacttttaatttaaaaatgttaattcatAATGCATGCACACCGTCCAATCACCAATACAAAAAGTACCAACAGACTCACTGCATGAGTCAACCATCCATGCAGTGCAGGACAtctatgcccctgaggaagccatAGATACgacaaaacgcgtaaggcagcataggtggacggtgagGCGACTAGCTCCTACCCGGTTCCAACGTAGACAGCTAGAATTCAATAAGACGGGAATTTGGAAAAGGGAAGGGGCACTTTTGTCATATAATCTAATTTGGTCTGACTGATAGACCTTTTGAAATGGctaattaataaacaaaaaatctcACTATCCACCGtatgcattttttaaaggttGTTTTTTAAGGCTAACGTCCTGCACTGCATGGAAGGTTGACAAGCAGTGAGTCTGTTGGTAATTTTTGTATTGATTATTTTGCATTatgaattttttcatttttaaattaaaagttaagtttcaTTAGTCAGTGTGAAATTATTAATTGATACTTACCGTACCATCTGAACCGATTTGCTGGAGGGGAAGGGCACATGATAGTGTATACAAACAGATAGTTAAGATCTTTCCTACTTATAAGGTCTATTTTACAGTCTGTATTTTCTTCAAACTGTTATAAAGATGTGTTTTATGATTATTGAGACAAGGCAACCAAACACTTTAAAGAGTTTCCAAGCAAAATCTAAAGAAAAATAACAGCACGTTTGAGATTTCTCACATTAcagaattttaaaataagaggCGGATTTTAAGACATGAATTGATTTGTTCTAGTTGTCAGTATTAAGTTAGCATGCAAGATTTCTCAGAAATGACCTACATGTACGACACATCCTCAAGTACATGACAGGTCCCTCTGTTCACTCGTGATCTATAAAGATTCATTGCTTGCAAACTCACCTTTTCTTTGCAGCTGGAGAGCATGCTGATAATGCTAAGACAGACAGACTGAACAGACAGGGCTGGGGACCAATCTTCGGTTAATATTGATAAACATATATGGCCATTGCTATAGACATGAGGATGAACAGGGATGTTGTCGCCAGTAAACATaacctaaaaagagaaaaacatgtgCAAGGCTTAAGGTTATATAACTGGCTTACTAATACTGCATATATTATAATCATTTCTTTAAATAACACAGCTTCCCTAGCACCCAAACAGCAGAAGTTTACTGTGAGATTCTTTTTAAACAATGACTAGAGGGCCAAAGGTTGGTCATACCTACTTTAGATGCATTTGTatttataggctgaaaaataaacaattactgctattatttctgtttttcatgTTAACTATTAAGATATCAGATATGTGAGTATATTACAATGACTATTGGCAGGAGGTGTGCTTTAGAACCAGCTGAGAAGTGCCCATTATTGCCACCCACAGTTGTATTCACTTAAATGTGGAACTCCAGGCATTGCAAAGTAAGCACttatcaatttaaaacatttaacccaTCCAATCTAACCATTATAGAATCCATTTTTCCCAAAGGCTAAACTGTCCCAGGTTCTAGAATTTCTTGCAGTTAATGATGTTGCCTTCCTGAACTCTTAATTCACTTGATCAATAAAAGGGGTCAAGCAAGTAGCATTAGTGACATTTAGAGCAAAGCAACAAAACGACATGGGTCAGTGCTTATGTATGTAACCTCATCACAAACTGCATTTGAACAGCAGAACTCATTTGGCGTGTTCCTTAACAGGTTCAGCAGGCTTTGCCCTCTCAAGTTTCTAGGTCTTTGCAGGGCTGAGACGAATGTGTAGCTAATTTACAAACCACAATACATGAAAGATGAATAAATCACCTTGGCTCAAACAGCTTAAagaagaatgggggcagatatTTGCCTATAAAtcaaccacaatagtgcaagctagaacgctatatttattctgcagaatgatttaccataccggagtaaacagccctagaagttctctctgtttgtttagtatagcagctgccatattagcttggtgtgacatcacttcctgtctgagtctctccctgctcactcatagctctgggctcatattacaaCATGGaggggcaaactgagcatgc
This is a stretch of genomic DNA from Xenopus laevis strain J_2021 chromosome 6S, Xenopus_laevis_v10.1, whole genome shotgun sequence. It encodes these proteins:
- the ube2w.S gene encoding ubiquitin-conjugating enzyme E2 W isoform X3 is translated as MALQNEPPPGMTLNEKSVQNSITQWIVDMEGAPGTLYEGEKFQLLFKFSGRYPFDSPQVMFTGDNIPVHPHVYSNGHICLSILTEDWSPALSVQSVCLSIISMLSSCKEKRRPPDNSFYVRTCNKNPKKTKWWYHDDTC